Proteins from one Alkalidesulfovibrio alkalitolerans DSM 16529 genomic window:
- a CDS encoding flagellin N-terminal helical domain-containing protein, giving the protein MSLVINHNLMSMNAARNLNSAYGNLGVSVRRLSSGLRIGTAADDAAGLAIRELMRADIATINQGVRNAMDAISMIQTADGALGVIDEKLIRMKELAEQAATGTYNSDQRLIIDSEYQAMASEIQRIANATDFNGIYLLNGQLSAEEHDGTGLVSTGKIKIHFGTGNDSSSDYYYIQIGNSTASALGVGLMSGGGANGAGRSISTQAMAQQALAQIQQAIISKDKIRANLGSMQNRLENTITNLQIQAENLQASESRISDVDVATEMTEFVRQQILSQAAVAMLAQANSLPRMAMQLIGGG; this is encoded by the coding sequence ATGTCTCTCGTCATCAACCATAACTTAATGTCCATGAACGCTGCCCGAAACCTGAACTCGGCGTACGGCAACCTCGGCGTCTCGGTCAGGCGGCTGTCTTCGGGCCTGCGCATCGGCACGGCGGCCGACGACGCGGCTGGCCTTGCGATCCGCGAACTCATGCGCGCGGACATCGCCACCATCAACCAGGGCGTGCGCAACGCCATGGACGCGATTTCCATGATCCAGACCGCGGACGGCGCGCTCGGCGTCATCGACGAAAAACTGATCCGCATGAAGGAGCTCGCAGAGCAGGCGGCCACGGGCACCTACAACTCGGATCAGCGTCTCATCATCGACTCCGAGTACCAGGCCATGGCCTCGGAAATCCAGCGCATCGCCAACGCCACGGACTTCAACGGCATCTATCTGCTGAACGGACAGTTGAGCGCCGAGGAGCACGACGGCACCGGCCTCGTTTCCACCGGCAAGATCAAGATCCACTTCGGCACCGGCAACGACTCGTCCTCGGACTACTACTACATCCAGATCGGCAACTCGACCGCCTCGGCCCTGGGCGTCGGCCTCATGTCCGGCGGCGGCGCGAACGGCGCGGGCCGGTCCATCTCCACGCAGGCGATGGCCCAGCAGGCCCTGGCCCAGATCCAGCAGGCCATCATCTCCAAGGACAAGATCCGCGCCAACCTCGGCTCCATGCAGAACCGGCTGGAGAACACCATCACCAACCTGCAGATCCAGGCCGAGAACCTGCAAGCCTCGGAATCGCGCATCTCCGACGTGGACGTGGCCACCGAGATGACCGAATTCGTGCGCCAGCAGATCCTTTCGCAGGCGGCCGTGGCCATGCTCGCGCAGGCCAACAGCCTGCCCAGGATGGCCATGCAGCTCATCGGCGGCGGCTAG
- a CDS encoding flagellar protein FlaG, protein MHIEHITTQLASLAEGRVRKDTGGARQGGGEPVDLVERAFERKTDDSLRKDKEILDAAGKKLEEALAERGLKLKYHVDEASDTVQVEIVDPESGKVVRKLPPDDILKLARSVREMARGFLDKMS, encoded by the coding sequence ATGCACATCGAACACATCACCACGCAGCTCGCGTCGCTCGCCGAGGGACGCGTTCGCAAGGACACCGGTGGCGCGCGTCAAGGGGGCGGTGAGCCGGTCGATCTGGTTGAGCGAGCATTTGAGCGCAAAACCGACGACAGCCTGCGCAAGGACAAGGAAATTCTGGACGCGGCCGGAAAGAAGCTCGAAGAGGCGCTGGCCGAGCGCGGCCTGAAGCTCAAATATCACGTGGACGAGGCGTCGGACACCGTGCAGGTGGAGATTGTGGATCCCGAATCGGGCAAGGTCGTCCGCAAGCTGCCGCCCGACGATATCCTGAAGTTGGCGCGTTCCGTGCGCGAGATGGCCAGGGGCTTTCTCGACAAAATGTCCTGA
- the tmk gene encoding dTMP kinase — translation MFVTFEGIEGTGKSTQIGLLDAWLREQGRATEITREPGGSRLGRELRRILLSMESSDLTGQAELFLYLADRAQHVATVIRPALLAGHDVLSDRFADSTVVYQGYGRGLDPKTLHGLNEVAVDGLWPDLTILLDIEPEEGLRRALARNIAEGTHASEGRFEAEHMEFHARVREGYLTWAALHPERFRVVDASASPEVVHARVRELVAAALDEKEQPGLRM, via the coding sequence ATGTTTGTTACCTTTGAAGGCATAGAAGGCACGGGCAAGTCCACGCAGATCGGGCTGCTCGACGCCTGGCTGCGCGAACAGGGGCGCGCCACCGAGATCACCCGCGAGCCGGGCGGCTCGCGCCTGGGCAGGGAGCTTCGCCGCATCCTGCTCTCCATGGAGAGCAGCGACCTGACTGGCCAGGCCGAGTTGTTCCTCTACCTGGCCGACCGCGCCCAGCATGTGGCCACGGTCATCCGCCCGGCCCTTTTGGCCGGACACGACGTGCTCAGCGACCGTTTCGCCGACTCGACGGTTGTCTATCAGGGATACGGTCGGGGGCTCGATCCGAAGACGTTGCACGGCCTGAACGAGGTGGCCGTGGACGGACTATGGCCGGACCTGACGATCCTCTTGGACATCGAGCCGGAGGAGGGGCTCCGCCGCGCCCTGGCGCGCAACATCGCCGAGGGCACGCACGCATCCGAGGGCCGGTTCGAGGCGGAGCATATGGAGTTTCACGCCCGGGTGCGCGAGGGCTATCTGACCTGGGCCGCGCTGCACCCGGAGCGCTTCCGGGTGGTGGACGCCTCGGCGAGTCCGGAAGTGGTGCATGCGCGGGTGCGCGAACTCGTGGCTGCGGCCCTGGACGAAAAAGAACAGCCCGGGCTGAGAATGTAA
- a CDS encoding 3'-5' exoribonuclease YhaM family protein — MTAKTVYVQDLAVGQAVADIFVIAEAKQGTSRNGPYWSLSLSDRSGRIDAKVWSPLAQSLPSLAAGQVARVSAQVESYRDTPQLVVRDLSLVDSDLDHAAMAALLPISSVPPEELLRQLEELLRDNLRHKPWRKLCSLVFGDDANRERILAAPGAKTIHHAYQGGLLEHTLAVCRICRSMAEQYPALDAEALLVAAAFHDLGKAWELSSGLARDFTDEGRLLGHIHLGLEVVEPFVRKARLEPKLALHLKHMILSHHGELAYGSPKRPKTAEALVLHFADQMDSKLGTVCSAFDAEAEEGTWSPFVRSLERPLYRPRPTPKPQAANAEKGPAQCLLPLKA; from the coding sequence ATGACCGCAAAGACCGTCTATGTCCAGGATCTGGCAGTGGGCCAGGCCGTCGCCGACATCTTCGTCATCGCCGAGGCCAAACAGGGAACCTCGCGCAACGGGCCGTATTGGAGCCTTTCCCTCTCGGACCGCAGCGGCCGTATCGACGCCAAGGTCTGGAGCCCGCTGGCCCAGAGCCTGCCAAGCCTCGCGGCCGGGCAGGTGGCGCGCGTCTCGGCCCAGGTGGAAAGCTACCGCGACACGCCGCAGTTGGTGGTCCGCGACCTTTCGCTCGTGGACAGCGACCTCGACCACGCGGCCATGGCCGCGCTTTTGCCCATCTCAAGCGTCCCGCCCGAAGAGCTTTTGCGCCAGTTGGAGGAGCTTTTGCGCGACAACCTGCGCCACAAGCCCTGGCGCAAGCTCTGCTCGCTGGTCTTCGGCGACGACGCGAACCGCGAACGCATCCTGGCCGCGCCCGGCGCCAAGACCATCCACCACGCCTACCAGGGCGGCCTTCTGGAACATACCCTGGCCGTGTGCCGCATCTGCCGCTCCATGGCCGAGCAGTATCCCGCGCTGGATGCCGAGGCCCTGCTCGTGGCCGCGGCCTTCCACGACCTGGGCAAGGCCTGGGAACTTTCTTCCGGCCTGGCTCGCGACTTCACGGACGAGGGCAGGCTGCTCGGACACATCCACCTGGGCCTGGAAGTCGTCGAGCCCTTCGTGCGCAAGGCCAGGCTCGAGCCCAAACTCGCCCTGCACCTGAAGCACATGATCCTCTCGCACCACGGGGAGTTGGCCTACGGTTCGCCCAAGCGGCCCAAGACCGCCGAGGCGCTGGTGCTGCACTTCGCCGACCAGATGGACTCAAAGCTCGGCACGGTGTGCTCCGCCTTCGACGCCGAGGCCGAGGAAGGCACTTGGTCGCCCTTCGTGCGCTCCCTGGAACGCCCCCTCTACCGGCCCAGGCCCACGCCCAAGCCGCAAGCCGCCAACGCGGAGAAAGGACCAGCCCAATGTTTGTTACCTTTGAAGGCATAG
- the surE gene encoding 5'/3'-nucleotidase SurE, which translates to MRILLTNDDGIQAVGLRALYKAFAAAGHEVVCVAPISEMSAVGHAVTLSSPLRVKNFKENGFRGYGISGTPADCVKIGLSAIMDAVPDLVVSGINAGGNCGVDILYSGTVSAATEGALTGIPSMAVSYDNFNPFDLSAQAAWVADFAAELDWDRVRRGCVLNLNFPACPLAEAKGLRICRHTRAAYRDFYDRRTDPRGREYFWLDGVIPPEQLSADTDRALLSEGYITLTPLRFDFTDYEVLDALKDAAGDDS; encoded by the coding sequence ATGCGCATTCTCTTGACCAACGACGACGGCATCCAGGCCGTGGGGCTGCGCGCCCTGTACAAGGCGTTCGCCGCCGCCGGGCACGAGGTCGTCTGCGTGGCGCCCATCTCCGAGATGTCGGCCGTGGGGCACGCCGTGACCCTTTCAAGCCCCCTGCGGGTGAAAAACTTCAAGGAAAACGGCTTTCGCGGCTACGGCATCTCCGGCACCCCGGCCGACTGCGTGAAGATCGGCCTGAGCGCCATCATGGACGCTGTGCCCGACCTCGTGGTCTCGGGCATCAACGCGGGCGGCAACTGCGGGGTGGACATCCTGTACTCGGGCACGGTCTCGGCCGCCACCGAGGGCGCGCTGACCGGCATCCCCTCCATGGCCGTGTCCTACGACAACTTCAACCCCTTCGACCTCTCGGCCCAGGCCGCCTGGGTGGCGGATTTCGCCGCCGAGTTGGACTGGGATCGCGTGCGCCGGGGCTGCGTCCTGAACCTCAACTTCCCGGCCTGCCCCCTGGCCGAGGCCAAGGGCCTGCGCATCTGCCGCCACACGCGGGCGGCCTACCGGGACTTCTACGACCGCCGCACCGACCCGCGCGGCCGGGAATACTTCTGGCTCGACGGAGTCATCCCGCCCGAGCAGCTTTCGGCCGACACGGACCGGGCGCTGCTCAGCGAGGGCTACATCACCCTAACTCCCCTGCGCTTCGACTTCACGGACTACGAGGTACTGGACGCGCTCAAGGATGCCGCTGGGGACGACTCGTGA
- a CDS encoding OmpH family outer membrane protein: MRTLAMLIVCLAAFGLAACTESAPRVGVVDAEIVLSECQAGKDGMDYLRSLSEELGEKLKKLDAELDENAAQDKLEAYQQVLAQARMQLNTEQGRIMGLIQTGFDEAVEEYRAKNKLDVVLLREQTLAISPAVDGTKAVLALLDAKKIVVAPAAPEVPAAPEAPAETPAVPAPGETPAPPAQ; the protein is encoded by the coding sequence ATGCGCACATTGGCGATGCTTATCGTTTGTCTGGCCGCCTTCGGCCTTGCCGCCTGCACCGAGTCCGCGCCGCGCGTGGGCGTGGTGGACGCGGAGATCGTGCTTTCCGAGTGCCAGGCAGGCAAGGACGGCATGGATTACCTGCGCTCCCTGAGCGAGGAACTGGGCGAGAAGTTGAAGAAGCTCGACGCCGAGTTGGACGAGAACGCGGCTCAGGACAAGCTGGAGGCCTACCAGCAGGTGCTGGCCCAGGCGCGCATGCAGCTCAACACCGAGCAGGGCCGCATCATGGGCCTGATCCAGACCGGCTTCGACGAGGCCGTGGAGGAATACCGCGCCAAGAACAAGCTCGACGTGGTGCTTTTGCGCGAGCAGACCCTGGCCATCTCCCCGGCCGTGGACGGCACCAAGGCCGTGCTCGCGCTGCTTGACGCCAAGAAGATCGTGGTGGCTCCGGCCGCGCCTGAGGTTCCGGCTGCGCCCGAGGCTCCGGCCGAGACTCCGGCCGTCCCGGCTCCGGGCGAGACGCCCGCGCCCCCGGCGCAGTAA
- a CDS encoding YgdI/YgdR family lipoprotein: MRSMLSGLHRVALVVLCLAALTLTACGSRHYTITTTDGTTRDAVGEPRFDETSQTYTYKDLDGRKVTIKREDVQVIQERAD, translated from the coding sequence ATGCGTTCCATGCTTTCTGGGCTTCACCGCGTCGCGCTCGTCGTCCTGTGCCTTGCCGCCCTGACCCTCACGGCCTGCGGCTCCCGCCACTACACCATCACCACCACGGACGGCACGACCCGCGACGCCGTGGGCGAGCCGCGCTTCGACGAGACCTCGCAGACTTACACCTACAAGGATCTCGACGGCCGCAAGGTGACCATCAAGCGCGAGGACGTGCAGGTCATCCAGGAACGCGCCGACTAG
- a CDS encoding terminase large subunit domain-containing protein → MPASASSNTSLAAKREKLRALSAKARLRAENAIAAYYPDEGPLARVLYPRHLEFFRAGAACRQRLMLAANRVGKTEGVGGYELTLHLTGLYPHWWEGRRFTRPVRAWACGDTTESVREILQRKLLGPPEAPGAGLIPRRAIREVARRGSGVADAVERVAVAHATGGLSWLKFKSYDQKRRAFQGTEQDVIWLDEEPPMDVYAECLMRTMTTGGLLMLTFTPLLGLSEVVLSFLPGGKLPQAEEVA, encoded by the coding sequence ATGCCCGCATCCGCGAGCTCGAACACCAGCTTGGCGGCTAAGCGCGAGAAGCTGCGCGCGCTCTCGGCCAAGGCCAGGCTGCGCGCGGAGAACGCCATCGCCGCCTACTACCCGGACGAGGGGCCGCTGGCCCGCGTGTTGTACCCGCGCCACCTGGAGTTCTTCCGCGCCGGGGCCGCGTGCCGCCAGCGGCTGATGCTGGCCGCCAACCGCGTGGGCAAGACCGAGGGCGTGGGCGGCTACGAGCTGACCCTGCACCTGACCGGGCTCTACCCCCATTGGTGGGAGGGCCGCCGTTTCACGCGGCCGGTGCGGGCCTGGGCCTGCGGCGACACGACCGAGTCCGTGCGCGAGATCCTGCAACGAAAGCTCCTCGGGCCGCCCGAGGCCCCTGGTGCCGGGCTCATCCCCAGGCGCGCGATCCGCGAGGTGGCTAGGCGCGGCAGCGGCGTGGCCGACGCCGTGGAGCGCGTGGCCGTGGCTCATGCAACGGGCGGGCTCTCCTGGCTCAAATTCAAGTCCTACGACCAGAAGCGCCGCGCCTTTCAGGGCACGGAGCAGGACGTGATCTGGCTGGACGAGGAGCCGCCCATGGACGTCTACGCCGAGTGCCTGATGCGCACCATGACCACGGGCGGGCTGCTCATGCTGACCTTCACGCCGTTGCTCGGGCTGTCCGAGGTGGTGCTTTCCTTCCTGCCTGGCGGCAAGCTGCCCCAGGCCGAGGAGGTGGCCTGA
- a CDS encoding phage terminase large subunit family protein, which produces MPQVAPGKYLVTATWDDVPHLSKAQKRELWAQIPPHQRDARAKGVPQLGAGAVYPVPEDEIVVSPFEIPAHWPRAYGLDVGWNRTAAVWGAFDRSGGVLHLYAEHYRGQAEAEVHAAAVKARGEWIPGVIDPAARGRSQIDGTSLLAIYQSLGLDLSCADNAVEAGIYRVWSLLSTGRIKVFATLSNWLAEYRLYRRDANGRVVKERDHLMDATRYLVASGLDAARAVPPGRDALRARPGEAANHDYEMFA; this is translated from the coding sequence ATGCCCCAGGTCGCGCCCGGCAAATACCTCGTCACCGCCACCTGGGACGACGTGCCGCACCTCTCCAAGGCCCAAAAACGCGAGCTGTGGGCCCAGATCCCGCCGCACCAGCGCGACGCCCGCGCCAAGGGCGTGCCGCAGCTCGGGGCCGGGGCCGTCTATCCCGTGCCCGAGGACGAGATCGTGGTCTCGCCCTTCGAAATCCCGGCGCACTGGCCGCGCGCCTACGGCCTGGACGTGGGCTGGAACCGCACGGCCGCCGTGTGGGGGGCCTTCGACCGCTCCGGCGGGGTGCTGCACCTGTATGCCGAGCACTACCGGGGCCAGGCCGAGGCCGAGGTCCACGCGGCCGCCGTCAAGGCGCGCGGCGAGTGGATTCCCGGCGTCATCGACCCGGCCGCGCGCGGCCGCTCGCAGATCGACGGCACGAGCCTGCTGGCCATCTACCAGTCCCTCGGGCTCGACCTCTCGTGCGCGGACAACGCCGTGGAGGCGGGAATTTATCGCGTCTGGAGCCTCCTTTCCACGGGCCGGATCAAGGTTTTCGCCACACTCTCCAACTGGCTGGCCGAATACCGGCTCTACCGCCGCGACGCCAACGGCAGGGTGGTCAAGGAGCGCGACCACCTCATGGATGCAACCCGCTACCTCGTGGCCTCCGGGCTCGACGCGGCCCGCGCCGTGCCGCCCGGGCGAGACGCCCTGCGCGCCAGGCCCGGCGAGGCGGCCAACCACGACTACGAGATGTTCGCATGA
- a CDS encoding GNAT family N-acetyltransferase, protein MNHAIYLISPGTDAMSPDLARETLDQLWDMLWDDGLVSTVFYEGRVTNAAAFAALMLSPLTACYAAFGTGSRPAGLAWLNAQEGKAARLHFCFFRHARRHALSLGRLFTRFLLTARDEGGESYLETLYAGVPQSNRPALSLARKLGFRTMGVLPGAAYIAEADRLEGLVLSRLTREEIDNDQ, encoded by the coding sequence ATGAACCACGCCATCTATCTGATCTCTCCCGGCACCGACGCCATGTCGCCGGACCTGGCCCGCGAGACGCTTGACCAGCTCTGGGACATGCTTTGGGACGACGGCCTCGTCTCCACGGTCTTCTACGAGGGCCGCGTGACAAACGCCGCAGCCTTCGCCGCGCTCATGCTCTCGCCGCTCACGGCCTGCTACGCGGCCTTCGGGACGGGCTCGCGGCCCGCTGGCCTGGCCTGGCTGAACGCGCAGGAGGGCAAGGCCGCGCGCCTGCACTTCTGTTTCTTCCGCCACGCCAGGCGACACGCCCTTTCCCTGGGGCGGCTCTTCACCCGTTTCCTGCTCACCGCCCGCGATGAAGGGGGCGAATCCTACCTGGAGACGCTCTACGCGGGCGTTCCCCAATCCAACCGGCCGGCGCTGTCGTTGGCGCGAAAGCTCGGGTTCAGGACCATGGGGGTCCTGCCCGGCGCGGCCTACATCGCGGAAGCGGATCGCCTCGAAGGGCTGGTCCTCTCCCGCCTGACCCGAGAGGAGATAGACAATGATCAATAA